Proteins found in one Angustibacter sp. Root456 genomic segment:
- the uvrC gene encoding excinuclease ABC subunit UvrC — MADPSTYRPAPGEIPVEPGVYRFRDSHGRVIYVGKAKSLRARLSSYFQDLSALHPRTQTMVTTAASVEWTVVATEVEALQLEYSWIKEYDPRFNVKYRDDKSYPYLAVTMGEEFPRVQVMRGAKRKGTRYFGPYAHAWAIRETVDLLLRVFPVRTCSSGVFKRAAQVGRPCLLGYIGKCSAPCVGRVSPQEHRDLAEDFCDFMAGNTGRFVRRIEAEMRQASSELEFERAARLRDDLGALNRALEKSAVVLADATDADVFGLADDELEAAVQVFHVRGGRIRGQRGWVVEKVEDVSAADLVEHLLQQVYGESPDAVPREVLVPELPSDADEVAEWLSSLRGARVDLRVPRRGDKRALLETVERNAGQALNLHKTRRAGDLTTRSLALKELQTALDLADAPLRIECYDVSNLQGTEVVASMVVFEDGLPRKSEYRRFAIRGSEGQDDTAWMYEVITRRFRRYLDERSEASDVELGQGIDPETGRPQKFAYPPQLVVVDGGPPQVAAAARALADLGIDDVALVGLAKRLEEVWLPGDDHPVVLPRSSEGLYLLQRVRDEAHRFAITYHRQRRSRSMTASALDGIPGLGPGRRTALLKHFGSLKKLRQADAAAVASVPGIGPATAEAVVAALAAPSESAPSVNLTTGELLDD; from the coding sequence GTGGCCGATCCGTCCACCTACCGGCCGGCGCCGGGGGAGATTCCCGTCGAGCCCGGGGTCTACCGGTTCCGCGACAGCCACGGTCGCGTGATCTACGTGGGCAAGGCCAAGAGCCTGCGGGCTCGGCTGTCGTCGTACTTCCAGGACCTGTCGGCCCTGCATCCGCGCACCCAGACCATGGTCACGACCGCGGCCAGCGTCGAGTGGACCGTGGTGGCCACCGAGGTGGAGGCCCTGCAGCTGGAGTACTCCTGGATCAAGGAGTACGACCCGCGGTTTAACGTCAAGTACCGCGACGACAAGTCCTACCCCTACCTGGCCGTCACCATGGGTGAGGAGTTCCCGCGGGTCCAGGTGATGCGCGGCGCCAAGCGCAAGGGCACGCGGTACTTCGGCCCCTACGCGCACGCCTGGGCGATCCGCGAGACGGTCGACCTCCTGCTGCGCGTCTTCCCCGTCCGCACGTGCAGTAGCGGCGTGTTCAAGCGCGCCGCCCAGGTGGGCCGCCCGTGCCTGCTCGGGTACATCGGCAAGTGCTCGGCGCCGTGCGTCGGACGCGTGTCACCGCAGGAGCACCGCGACCTGGCCGAGGACTTCTGCGACTTCATGGCCGGCAACACCGGCCGCTTCGTCCGCCGGATCGAGGCCGAGATGCGCCAGGCGTCGTCCGAGCTGGAGTTCGAACGCGCCGCCCGGCTGCGCGACGACCTCGGTGCCCTGAACCGCGCCCTCGAGAAGAGCGCCGTCGTCCTGGCCGACGCCACGGACGCCGACGTCTTCGGCCTCGCCGACGACGAGCTGGAGGCCGCCGTGCAGGTCTTCCACGTCCGCGGTGGGCGCATTCGTGGCCAGCGCGGCTGGGTCGTCGAGAAGGTCGAGGACGTCAGCGCCGCCGACCTCGTGGAGCACCTCCTGCAGCAGGTCTACGGCGAGTCGCCGGACGCCGTCCCCCGCGAGGTGCTCGTGCCCGAGCTTCCCTCGGACGCCGACGAGGTCGCCGAGTGGCTGAGCAGCTTGCGCGGCGCCCGGGTCGACCTGCGCGTGCCGCGCCGCGGTGACAAGCGCGCGCTGCTCGAGACGGTGGAACGCAACGCCGGCCAGGCGCTCAACCTGCACAAGACGCGACGTGCCGGCGATCTCACGACGCGCTCGCTCGCCCTCAAGGAGCTGCAGACCGCCCTCGACCTCGCCGACGCGCCGCTGCGCATCGAGTGCTACGACGTCTCGAACCTCCAGGGCACCGAGGTGGTCGCCTCCATGGTCGTGTTCGAGGACGGCCTGCCGCGCAAGTCCGAGTACCGCCGCTTCGCCATCCGCGGCAGCGAGGGCCAGGACGACACCGCGTGGATGTACGAGGTGATCACCCGGCGGTTCCGGCGGTACCTCGACGAGCGGTCGGAGGCCAGCGACGTCGAGCTGGGCCAAGGCATCGACCCCGAGACGGGGCGTCCGCAGAAGTTCGCGTACCCGCCACAGCTCGTCGTCGTCGACGGCGGCCCCCCGCAGGTGGCTGCAGCGGCGCGGGCGCTCGCCGACCTGGGCATCGACGACGTCGCGCTCGTGGGCCTGGCCAAGCGGCTGGAGGAGGTGTGGTTGCCGGGAGACGACCACCCCGTCGTCCTCCCTCGCTCGAGTGAGGGCCTGTACCTCCTACAGCGCGTGCGCGACGAGGCGCACCGGTTCGCCATCACCTACCACCGTCAGCGCCGGTCGAGGTCGATGACGGCCAGCGCGCTCGACGGCATTCCCGGACTCGGCCCTGGTCGACGCACCGCGCTGCTCAAGCACTTCGGGTCCTTGAAGAAGCTGCGCCAAGCCGACGCCGCGGCAGTCGCCTCCGTGCCGGGGATCGGCCCGGCGACCGCCGAAGCCGTCGTGGCGGCGCTGGCTGCGCCGAGCGAGAGCGCGCCGTCGGTCAACCTCACGACCGGTGAGCTGCTCGACGACTGA
- a CDS encoding maleylpyruvate isomerase family mycothiol-dependent enzyme — MTAFADDPMLTHLCTQTDLLLSTIRTLDDHAVRGPSRLPGWTRGHVLSHLARNADGFANVAGSAVTGRITPMYLSVEARDADIEAGADRPAADLEADVESSAERLLVQLAAVPAEHLDLQVPSGRGPDVSVATVPWTRTREVVYHHVDLDAGFTFADVPDVLLRAGLLECPPRLADAAPGARITCTLADGELLDLTVGDGAVPVRGQAADVLAWLTGRGDGSSLDTDGQPLPTLPSWG, encoded by the coding sequence ATGACGGCCTTCGCTGACGACCCGATGCTCACGCACCTGTGTACCCAGACCGACCTGCTGCTGAGCACGATCCGGACGCTGGACGACCACGCCGTCCGCGGCCCCTCGCGCCTGCCGGGCTGGACCCGCGGCCACGTGCTCAGCCACCTCGCCCGCAACGCCGACGGCTTCGCCAACGTGGCCGGCTCGGCCGTCACGGGCCGGATCACCCCCATGTACCTGTCCGTCGAGGCGCGGGACGCCGACATCGAGGCCGGCGCCGACCGGCCGGCGGCCGACCTCGAGGCGGACGTCGAGAGCAGCGCCGAGCGACTGCTGGTGCAGCTGGCCGCCGTCCCCGCCGAGCACCTCGACCTGCAGGTGCCGTCGGGTCGCGGGCCGGACGTGTCGGTCGCCACGGTGCCGTGGACCCGCACGCGCGAGGTCGTCTACCACCACGTCGACCTCGACGCTGGCTTCACCTTCGCCGACGTCCCCGACGTGCTGCTGCGCGCCGGCCTGCTCGAGTGCCCGCCGCGCCTCGCGGACGCGGCACCCGGAGCCCGGATCACCTGCACCCTCGCGGACGGCGAGCTGCTCGACCTCACCGTCGGCGACGGCGCCGTACCCGTGCGCGGGCAGGCCGCCGACGTCCTGGCCTGGCTCACCGGGCGCGGGGACGGGTCGTCACTCGACACCGACGGCCAGCCGCTGCCGACCCTGCCCAGCTGGGGCTGA
- a CDS encoding Rieske (2Fe-2S) protein — MTASTPSRRTVLQAGGVAVAGGLTVAACGAASTPQAAPNTVVTGPVGTPDQVPVGGGAIFPKAAVVVTQPVQGQFRAFSTRCPHQGCAVASVSDGYIVCPCHNSRFAVATGAPTPDSPAQQPLAPRQVAVEGGSLVIEG; from the coding sequence GTGACGGCCTCGACGCCGAGTCGCCGCACGGTCCTGCAGGCCGGGGGAGTAGCGGTCGCCGGCGGGCTGACCGTGGCGGCGTGCGGCGCGGCGTCGACGCCGCAGGCTGCGCCGAACACGGTCGTGACCGGTCCGGTCGGCACACCCGACCAGGTCCCCGTAGGGGGTGGGGCGATCTTCCCGAAGGCGGCGGTCGTGGTGACTCAGCCGGTGCAGGGACAGTTCCGCGCGTTCTCCACGCGGTGTCCCCACCAGGGGTGTGCGGTCGCCTCCGTGAGCGACGGCTACATCGTCTGCCCGTGCCACAACAGCCGGTTCGCCGTCGCGACCGGCGCGCCCACCCCCGACAGCCCGGCGCAGCAGCCGCTGGCCCCACGCCAGGTCGCCGTCGAGGGTGGCTCGTTGGTCATCGAGGGCTGA
- a CDS encoding TerC family protein — MNVPTWVWLSTVGVALLFLLVDVFVIGRRPHEPSMGESARHLAFFVVAAVAFGLGVWAFAGPRYSAEFFAGWLTEYSLSVDNLFIFLIIMAKFAVPRQLQQTALLVGIILALVFRGVFIGVGAAAINNFSWIFYLFGAFLVYTAIHLAREGQSDEDDYDENALIRWTRKHLRATNDYHGVRLTVMQEGKRVVTPMLIVLIALGTTDLLFALDSIPAIYGLTKEPYLVLMANVFALMGLRQLYFLIGGLLQRLVYLSLGLAVLLFFIGVKLILHALHENELPFINGGEPVGWAPDIPIWLSLVVIVGTLAVTAAASLAKTRRDGRQAAVNG, encoded by the coding sequence GTGAACGTCCCTACGTGGGTGTGGCTGTCGACCGTCGGCGTGGCCCTGCTCTTCCTGCTCGTCGACGTCTTCGTCATCGGCCGTCGCCCGCACGAGCCCTCGATGGGCGAGTCGGCGCGCCACCTGGCCTTCTTCGTGGTCGCCGCGGTGGCGTTCGGCCTCGGGGTGTGGGCCTTCGCCGGCCCCCGCTACTCGGCCGAGTTCTTCGCGGGCTGGCTCACCGAGTACAGCCTCTCGGTCGACAACCTGTTCATCTTCCTGATCATCATGGCCAAGTTCGCCGTGCCGCGGCAGCTGCAGCAGACGGCGCTGCTCGTGGGGATCATCCTGGCGCTGGTGTTCCGGGGCGTCTTCATCGGAGTCGGCGCAGCGGCGATCAACAACTTCAGCTGGATCTTCTACCTGTTCGGCGCGTTCCTCGTGTACACCGCGATCCACCTGGCGCGCGAAGGCCAGTCGGACGAGGACGACTACGACGAGAACGCCCTGATCCGCTGGACGCGCAAGCACCTGAGGGCGACGAACGACTACCACGGCGTGCGCCTCACCGTCATGCAGGAGGGCAAGCGGGTCGTGACCCCGATGCTCATCGTGCTCATCGCGCTGGGTACCACCGACCTGCTGTTCGCGCTGGATTCCATCCCGGCGATCTACGGGCTCACCAAGGAGCCCTACCTGGTGCTCATGGCCAACGTGTTCGCGCTGATGGGACTGCGGCAGCTCTACTTCCTCATCGGCGGCCTGCTGCAGCGCCTGGTGTACCTCAGCCTGGGGCTGGCCGTCCTGCTGTTCTTCATCGGCGTGAAGCTGATCCTGCACGCGTTGCACGAGAACGAGCTGCCGTTCATCAACGGCGGGGAGCCAGTGGGCTGGGCGCCCGACATCCCGATCTGGCTCTCGCTGGTCGTGATCGTCGGCACGCTGGCCGTCACGGCGGCCGCCAGCCTCGCCAAGACCCGGCGTGACGGGCGGCAGGCCGCCGTCAACGGCTGA
- a CDS encoding glycoside hydrolase family 15 protein — MPSPIEDYAIIGDTHTAALVGRDGSIDWTCLPRFDSPACFAALLGDPRNGRWLLAPDVPFTVTRRYVDHSFVLESTYTTDDGVVRVLDAMPVGDGRADIVRRVEGVTGSVRMRHEWVVRFGYGKVRPWIHRMVDPHGHAALHATAGPDMLVLRGSRLPTAADGRHVDTFDVGGGETMDWSTTWFHGWQAVPEPLDVVERLEATRQRWSEWAARCDVTGAFQEPFLRSLLVLRLLTDSTTGGIVAAPTTSLPEQLGGERNWDYRFCWLRDAALTLEALVDADYTAEAQEWRLWLLRAVAGDPEDLQIMYGVDGGRDLLERELDHLPGYEGSRPVRIGNAASEQQQTDVLGEVMVALHAARVCGLEESEDAWALQRTLVDALGERWQQPDNGIWEIRGQRQHFTHSRIMAWAAFDRAVLAVERFGLPGPLERWRALRAAVKAEVLEQGWDDELGTFVQYYGAKHTDASLLQMVQVGFLPHDDPRVVGTIRAIEDELLVDGLLLRYRTERDVDGLPPGEGAFLACSFWLAEAYARTGRTDDAHALLTRLCALVNDVGLLSEEYEPAQRRMLGNMPQALSHLALVSAVDAYRASVGA; from the coding sequence GTGCCCTCTCCCATCGAGGACTACGCGATCATCGGCGACACCCACACCGCCGCGCTCGTGGGCCGTGACGGCTCCATCGACTGGACCTGCCTGCCCCGCTTCGACTCCCCCGCCTGCTTCGCCGCGCTGCTGGGCGACCCGCGCAACGGCCGCTGGCTGCTCGCACCGGACGTACCGTTCACGGTGACCCGGCGGTACGTCGACCACTCGTTCGTGCTGGAGTCCACCTACACCACCGACGACGGCGTCGTCCGGGTGCTCGACGCCATGCCCGTCGGCGACGGCCGAGCCGACATCGTGCGGCGGGTCGAGGGCGTCACCGGCAGCGTGCGCATGCGTCACGAGTGGGTGGTGCGGTTCGGCTACGGCAAGGTGCGCCCGTGGATCCACCGCATGGTCGACCCGCACGGTCACGCGGCCCTGCACGCGACAGCAGGTCCGGACATGCTCGTGCTGCGCGGCTCGCGCCTGCCCACCGCGGCTGACGGCCGGCACGTCGACACGTTCGACGTCGGCGGCGGCGAGACCATGGACTGGTCGACGACCTGGTTCCACGGCTGGCAGGCCGTCCCCGAGCCCCTCGACGTCGTGGAGCGGCTCGAGGCGACGCGGCAGCGGTGGAGCGAGTGGGCCGCCCGCTGCGACGTCACGGGAGCGTTCCAGGAGCCGTTCCTGCGCTCGCTGCTCGTCCTGCGGCTGCTCACCGACAGCACGACGGGCGGGATCGTCGCCGCTCCCACCACGTCGCTTCCCGAGCAGCTCGGCGGTGAGCGCAACTGGGACTACCGGTTCTGCTGGTTGCGTGACGCGGCGCTGACCCTCGAGGCCCTCGTGGACGCTGACTACACCGCCGAGGCGCAGGAGTGGCGGCTGTGGCTGCTGCGCGCCGTAGCCGGCGACCCCGAGGACCTGCAGATCATGTACGGCGTGGACGGCGGCCGCGACCTGCTCGAACGCGAGCTCGACCACCTGCCCGGCTACGAGGGCTCCCGGCCCGTACGCATCGGCAACGCGGCGTCGGAGCAGCAGCAGACCGACGTCCTCGGCGAGGTGATGGTCGCCCTCCACGCGGCACGGGTCTGCGGCCTCGAGGAGTCCGAGGACGCGTGGGCACTGCAGCGGACCCTCGTCGACGCCCTCGGTGAGCGCTGGCAGCAGCCCGACAACGGCATCTGGGAGATCCGCGGGCAGCGTCAGCACTTCACCCACTCGCGGATCATGGCGTGGGCGGCGTTCGACCGAGCGGTGCTCGCCGTCGAGCGGTTCGGCCTCCCCGGGCCGCTCGAGCGATGGCGGGCGCTGCGCGCCGCCGTGAAGGCGGAGGTGCTCGAGCAGGGGTGGGACGACGAGCTCGGCACGTTCGTGCAGTACTACGGCGCCAAGCACACCGACGCCTCGCTGCTGCAGATGGTGCAGGTCGGGTTCCTGCCCCACGACGACCCGCGCGTCGTCGGCACCATCAGGGCCATCGAGGACGAGCTGCTGGTCGACGGCCTGCTGCTGCGCTATCGCACCGAGCGCGACGTCGACGGCCTGCCGCCGGGTGAGGGCGCGTTCCTCGCCTGCTCGTTCTGGCTCGCCGAGGCCTACGCGCGCACTGGCCGCACCGACGACGCGCACGCGCTGCTCACCCGGCTGTGCGCCCTGGTGAACGACGTCGGGCTGCTCAGCGAGGAGTACGAACCGGCGCAGCGGCGGATGCTCGGCAACATGCCTCAGGCGCTGAGCCACCTCGCGCTGGTGAGCGCCGTCGACGCCTACCGCGCTAGCGTCGGAGCATGA
- the rapZ gene encoding RNase adapter RapZ, producing the protein MVSASSEQMTSDTPTSKPSWPELVIVTGMSSAGRSTAANVLEDLGWYVVDNLPPQMLNELLDLAARGGGTGSGSRPTAGIAAVVDVRSRSFFQALQDALFELRTRGANPRVVFLDAADDVLVRRQESVRRPHPLQGDGRILDAVHQERLMLEFVRENADVVIDTSGLNVTQLRSKVSQVFDTGALPALRATVMSFGFKYGVPLDADFVLDMRFLPNPHWVEELRPQTGLDAPVSEYVLAQSGADVFLDRFVSSLEPVLVGYEAESKRYMTIAVGCTGGKHRSVAMTTALATRLAALGVQVGTLHRDLGRE; encoded by the coding sequence ATGGTGAGCGCGAGCAGCGAGCAGATGACGTCCGATACGCCCACGTCGAAGCCCTCGTGGCCCGAGCTGGTCATCGTGACGGGGATGTCGAGCGCGGGGCGGTCGACCGCCGCGAACGTGCTCGAGGACCTCGGCTGGTACGTCGTCGACAACCTGCCGCCCCAGATGCTCAACGAGCTGCTCGACCTCGCCGCGCGAGGCGGTGGGACCGGCAGCGGCAGCCGGCCGACGGCCGGGATCGCCGCGGTGGTCGACGTCCGCAGCCGGTCGTTCTTCCAGGCCCTTCAGGACGCGCTGTTCGAGCTGCGCACGCGCGGCGCGAACCCGCGCGTGGTCTTCCTGGACGCCGCCGACGACGTGCTCGTGCGCCGTCAGGAGTCCGTGCGCCGGCCCCACCCCCTGCAGGGTGACGGGCGCATCCTGGACGCTGTGCACCAGGAGCGTCTGATGCTCGAGTTCGTGCGAGAGAACGCTGACGTGGTGATCGACACCAGCGGGCTCAACGTCACCCAGCTGCGGTCCAAGGTGTCCCAGGTCTTCGACACCGGGGCACTGCCGGCCCTGCGTGCCACGGTCATGTCGTTCGGCTTCAAGTACGGCGTGCCGCTCGACGCCGACTTCGTCCTGGACATGCGGTTCCTGCCCAACCCGCACTGGGTCGAGGAGCTGCGACCGCAGACCGGGCTCGACGCGCCCGTCAGCGAGTACGTGCTCGCCCAGAGCGGGGCGGACGTGTTCCTCGACCGCTTCGTGTCGAGCCTCGAGCCGGTGCTCGTGGGCTACGAGGCCGAGAGCAAGCGGTACATGACCATCGCCGTCGGCTGCACCGGCGGCAAGCACCGTTCGGTCGCGATGACCACCGCCCTGGCCACCCGCCTGGCGGCGCTGGGCGTCCAGGTGGGCACGCTGCACCGAGACCTGGGTCGGGAGTGA
- a CDS encoding MBL fold metallo-hydrolase, producing the protein MSEYTGEVVHGGPSDVRELAHLTIRKASVSEQDNNAYLLTCRATGEQLLIDAADDPHRLRALVDEGTGWLDAVVTTHRHWDHHRALADVVEHTGARVLAGAQDADELPVPVGERLTHGDRVTFGEVELEVIQLRGHTPGSVALLYRDPEGPAHLFTGDSLFPGGVGNTFGDAVAFASLVDDVEQRVFATLDDDTWFYPGHGKDSTLGAERPHLAEWRARGW; encoded by the coding sequence ATGAGCGAGTACACCGGTGAGGTGGTGCACGGCGGCCCGAGCGACGTGCGCGAGCTGGCGCACCTGACGATCCGCAAGGCGAGCGTGAGCGAGCAGGACAACAACGCCTACCTGCTCACCTGCCGCGCGACGGGTGAGCAGCTGCTCATCGACGCCGCCGACGACCCCCACCGCCTGCGGGCGCTGGTCGACGAGGGCACGGGCTGGCTCGACGCGGTCGTCACGACGCACCGGCACTGGGACCACCACCGCGCGCTGGCCGACGTCGTCGAGCACACCGGCGCGCGCGTCCTGGCCGGTGCGCAGGACGCCGACGAGCTGCCCGTGCCGGTCGGTGAACGGCTGACTCACGGCGACCGCGTCACCTTCGGCGAGGTCGAGCTCGAGGTGATCCAGCTACGAGGGCACACTCCCGGCTCGGTGGCGCTGCTCTACCGCGACCCCGAAGGCCCCGCGCACCTGTTCACCGGTGACTCGCTCTTCCCCGGCGGCGTCGGCAACACGTTCGGTGACGCCGTCGCGTTCGCCTCGCTCGTCGACGACGTCGAACAGCGAGTGTTCGCGACCCTGGACGACGACACGTGGTTCTACCCCGGGCACGGCAAGGACTCCACGCTCGGTGCGGAGCGTCCGCACCTGGCCGAGTGGCGCGCCCGCGGGTGGTGA
- the uvrA gene encoding excinuclease ABC subunit UvrA, protein MADSLIVRGAREHNLKDVSLDLPRDAMIVFTGLSGSGKSSLAFDTIFAEGQRRYVESLSAYARQFLGQMDKPDVDFIEGLSPAVSIDQKSTSRNPRSTVGTITEVYDYLRLLFARAGRPHCPVCGEAVTRQTPQQIVDRLLELPEGTRFQVLAPVVRARKGEYADLFRELQAKGFSRARVDGEVVGLAEPPTLEKKLKHSIDVVVDRLVAKASAKRRLTDSVETALGLAGGILVVELVDADPKDPARERRFSEKMACPNDHPLAMDEIEPRSFSFNSPFGACPECTGLGTRLEVDPELLVPDDELTLAEGAIAPWTQGSAEYFQRLMTALADQLGFSMDVPWRALPARAREALLHGEDYQVHVRYRNRFGRERSYSTGFEGAIPFVQRRHSETESEWSRERYEGYMREVPCPVCGGARLKPESLAVLLGGASIAQVCAKPIGECAAFLGALELTAREKQIAERVLKEIQARLGFLLDVGLDYLSLDRASGTLSGGEAQRIRLATQIGSGLVGVLYVLDEPSIGLHQRDNHRLIATLTRLRDLGNTLIVVEHDEDTIREADWIVDIGPGAGEHGGHVVHSGPVQGLLKHPDSLTGQYLSGRRQIALPAERRPIDRDRQVTVVAAREHNLRGIDVSFPLGCFVAVTGVSGSGKSTLVNDILYNVLANKLNGARHVPGRHRTVRGLEHLDKVVHVDQSPIGRTPRSNPATYTGVFDHIRRLFAETTEAKVRGYLPGRFSFNVKGGRCENCSGDGTIKIEMNFLPDVYVPCEVCHGARYNRETLEVHFKGKTISDVLNMPIEEAAEFFAAVPAISRHLTTLVDVGLGYVRLGQPATTLSGGEAQRVKLASELQKRSTGRTVYVLDEPTTGLHFEDIRKLLLVLQGLVDKGNTVIVIEHNLDVIKSADWLVDMGPEGGSGGGIVVAEGTPEVVAAMPDSYTGQFLQPVLAQSRAVPVGGARPVAAALTSAAGARATASTKRATAKKATAKKATAKKATAKKATAKKATSKQTAMKPAAKKTATKAAGARGSR, encoded by the coding sequence GTGGCTGACAGCCTGATCGTGCGCGGCGCGCGCGAGCACAACCTCAAGGACGTCTCGCTCGACCTGCCGCGTGACGCGATGATCGTCTTCACCGGCCTGTCCGGTTCCGGCAAGTCGTCCCTCGCCTTCGACACGATCTTCGCTGAGGGGCAGCGGCGCTACGTCGAGTCGCTGTCGGCGTACGCCCGGCAGTTCCTGGGGCAGATGGACAAGCCCGACGTCGACTTCATCGAGGGCCTGTCTCCGGCCGTCTCGATCGACCAGAAGTCGACCTCGCGCAACCCCCGCTCGACGGTCGGCACGATCACCGAGGTGTACGACTACCTGCGCCTGCTCTTCGCGCGCGCCGGTCGCCCGCACTGCCCGGTCTGCGGTGAGGCCGTGACGCGGCAGACCCCGCAGCAGATCGTCGACCGCTTGCTCGAGCTCCCCGAGGGCACCCGGTTCCAGGTGCTCGCGCCCGTGGTGCGCGCGCGCAAGGGCGAGTACGCCGACCTGTTCCGCGAGCTGCAGGCCAAGGGCTTCTCTCGGGCACGCGTCGACGGCGAGGTGGTCGGGCTGGCCGAGCCGCCGACGCTGGAGAAGAAGCTCAAGCACTCGATCGACGTCGTGGTCGACCGGCTCGTGGCGAAGGCGTCCGCGAAGCGCCGGCTGACCGACTCGGTCGAGACGGCGCTCGGTCTGGCCGGCGGCATCCTGGTCGTCGAGCTCGTCGACGCCGACCCGAAGGACCCCGCCCGTGAGCGGCGGTTCTCCGAGAAGATGGCCTGCCCCAACGACCACCCGCTGGCGATGGACGAGATCGAGCCGCGCTCCTTCTCCTTCAACAGCCCCTTCGGCGCCTGCCCCGAGTGCACCGGTCTGGGCACGCGGCTGGAGGTCGACCCGGAGCTCCTGGTGCCCGACGACGAGCTGACCCTCGCCGAGGGTGCCATCGCGCCCTGGACGCAGGGTTCCGCGGAGTACTTCCAGCGCCTGATGACGGCGCTCGCCGACCAGCTCGGCTTCTCGATGGACGTGCCGTGGCGCGCCCTGCCTGCGCGGGCGCGCGAGGCGCTGCTGCACGGTGAGGACTACCAGGTTCACGTGCGCTACCGGAACCGCTTCGGTCGCGAGCGCTCGTACTCCACCGGGTTCGAGGGCGCCATCCCGTTCGTGCAGCGGCGACACTCCGAGACCGAGTCGGAGTGGAGTCGCGAGCGCTACGAGGGCTACATGCGCGAGGTCCCCTGCCCCGTCTGCGGTGGCGCCCGGCTCAAGCCGGAGTCGCTCGCCGTGCTGCTGGGCGGCGCGTCGATCGCTCAGGTCTGCGCCAAGCCGATCGGCGAGTGCGCGGCGTTTCTCGGTGCGCTCGAGCTCACCGCGCGGGAGAAGCAGATCGCCGAGCGCGTCCTGAAGGAGATCCAGGCCCGGTTGGGGTTCCTGCTCGACGTCGGGCTCGACTACCTCTCGCTCGACCGCGCGTCGGGCACGCTGTCCGGTGGCGAGGCGCAGCGGATCCGGCTGGCGACGCAGATCGGGTCCGGGCTGGTCGGCGTGCTGTACGTCCTGGACGAGCCGAGCATCGGTCTGCACCAGCGCGACAACCACCGGCTGATCGCGACGTTGACGCGGCTGCGCGACCTCGGCAACACGCTCATCGTCGTCGAGCACGACGAGGACACCATCCGCGAGGCCGACTGGATCGTCGACATCGGCCCTGGCGCCGGCGAGCACGGCGGCCACGTGGTGCACTCCGGCCCGGTCCAGGGACTGCTGAAGCACCCGGACTCGCTCACCGGTCAGTACCTGTCCGGTCGCCGGCAGATCGCCCTGCCGGCCGAACGTCGTCCGATTGACCGCGACCGTCAGGTGACGGTCGTCGCAGCGCGCGAGCACAACCTGCGGGGCATCGACGTCTCGTTCCCGCTGGGGTGCTTCGTCGCGGTCACAGGGGTGTCCGGGTCCGGCAAGTCGACGCTGGTCAACGACATCCTCTACAACGTGCTGGCCAACAAGCTGAACGGCGCCCGGCACGTTCCCGGCCGCCACCGCACGGTGCGCGGGCTCGAGCACCTCGACAAGGTCGTGCACGTCGACCAGAGCCCGATCGGGCGCACCCCGCGCTCGAACCCCGCGACGTACACCGGCGTCTTCGATCACATCCGGCGGCTGTTCGCCGAGACCACCGAGGCCAAGGTGCGCGGCTACCTGCCGGGCCGGTTCTCGTTCAACGTCAAGGGCGGCCGCTGCGAGAACTGCTCGGGCGACGGCACGATCAAGATCGAGATGAACTTCCTGCCCGACGTCTACGTGCCGTGCGAGGTCTGCCACGGCGCGCGGTACAACCGTGAGACGCTCGAGGTGCACTTCAAGGGCAAGACCATCTCCGACGTCCTCAACATGCCGATCGAGGAGGCCGCCGAGTTCTTCGCAGCGGTCCCCGCCATCAGCCGCCACCTCACGACCTTGGTCGACGTGGGTCTGGGTTATGTGCGTCTGGGTCAGCCGGCGACCACGCTGTCCGGCGGTGAGGCGCAGCGGGTGAAGCTGGCCAGCGAGTTGCAGAAGCGCTCGACGGGTCGCACCGTCTACGTGCTGGACGAGCCGACCACGGGCCTGCACTTCGAGGACATCCGCAAGCTGCTTCTGGTGCTGCAGGGACTGGTCGACAAGGGCAACACGGTCATCGTCATCGAGCACAACCTCGACGTGATCAAGAGCGCCGACTGGCTCGTCGACATGGGTCCAGAGGGCGGCTCCGGCGGCGGCATCGTGGTGGCCGAGGGCACCCCGGAGGTCGTCGCGGCGATGCCCGACAGCTACACGGGACAGTTCCTGCAGCCGGTGCTGGCCCAGTCGCGTGCGGTACCCGTCGGCGGTGCACGTCCGGTGGCGGCGGCACTGACGAGCGCGGCCGGTGCCCGGGCGACCGCCTCGACGAAGCGCGCGACCGCGAAGAAGGCGACCGCGAAGAAGGCGACCGCGAAGAAGGCGACCGCGAAGAAGGCGACCGCCAAGAAGGCGACCTCCAAGCAGACGGCGATGAAGCCAGCCGCGAAGAAGACGGCGACGAAGGCTGCCGGCGCGCGAGGTTCGCGGTGA